One stretch of Halapricum desulfuricans DNA includes these proteins:
- a CDS encoding HAMP domain-containing protein → MFDRVRTVVPDVIRQSYAVKFGIVILVIGLAIGAVGLGGTSLMAEQVEQSVNSDFESTATSDALTLDNWLESNAAEMRTLERNLPDSGASDSAINEYLQTHQNDVSDRSVMTLAHVVDTETNTIEYSSRSAMRGETFDAETVGWAGEPDFEIGDVGVSPLYVAEDDYHAIAFVTDLEGSQRLVTVYDIEDVGDEILSGGTNAEYSSSETVVVNSNGTIVMADARLGEAVGESYPSESPALERVRQLEARTVSESTTVASQYVHDSALAPEAEHLVGFAPSGPRNAPNFGSDWAVLVHAPSDEAYGFAGTLETYGLYATLLGILFAGVIGAVVGRNTAASINRLTDRVEEMEDGNLEADFSTGRIDEIGRLYEGFDEMQQQLKERIEEAERARKEAEVSRAEAMEMSNYLQEKADEYAQIMQQCAAGDLTRRMEPDGENEAMDRIAGEFNEMIDELEKTTGQLKSFADEVETAGEVVQTSSESVRDASEQVADSIQQISDDAHGQKERLQEISSTMDDIARDLETFAADNEVDFGESLDRIEEVATALNDVVELSEQTMAESENVAGAAEEQAAELNEVSQRAEDLSRYARPLKEVLDRFETESEHEFYFPTGPGSGEAARPDEGDE, encoded by the coding sequence ATGTTCGACAGGGTGCGAACCGTCGTCCCGGACGTAATAAGGCAAAGCTACGCCGTCAAGTTCGGAATCGTGATCCTCGTCATCGGACTGGCGATCGGAGCCGTCGGACTCGGCGGGACGTCGCTGATGGCCGAACAGGTTGAACAGAGCGTGAACAGCGACTTCGAATCGACGGCGACGTCTGACGCGCTGACACTGGACAACTGGCTCGAATCGAATGCAGCCGAAATGCGAACACTCGAACGGAACCTCCCCGATTCCGGAGCGAGTGACAGTGCGATCAACGAGTACTTACAGACGCATCAAAACGACGTCTCGGACCGGTCGGTGATGACACTTGCACACGTGGTCGACACAGAGACGAACACGATTGAGTACTCTTCGCGCTCAGCGATGAGAGGGGAGACGTTCGACGCGGAGACCGTCGGCTGGGCCGGCGAGCCCGACTTCGAAATCGGCGACGTCGGCGTCTCCCCGCTGTATGTCGCCGAGGACGACTACCACGCGATCGCGTTCGTGACAGACCTCGAGGGGAGTCAGCGACTTGTCACGGTTTATGATATCGAAGACGTGGGCGACGAGATCCTGTCTGGCGGAACGAACGCTGAGTACAGTTCTTCTGAGACGGTCGTGGTGAACAGCAACGGCACGATCGTGATGGCGGACGCGAGGCTCGGCGAAGCGGTCGGCGAGTCATATCCGAGCGAGAGTCCGGCGCTTGAGCGCGTTCGACAACTCGAAGCGCGGACGGTGAGCGAATCGACCACCGTCGCGTCCCAGTACGTGCACGACAGTGCGCTCGCTCCCGAAGCGGAACACCTGGTCGGGTTCGCGCCGTCCGGTCCCCGCAACGCGCCGAATTTCGGTAGCGACTGGGCGGTCCTCGTGCACGCGCCGAGCGACGAGGCCTACGGGTTCGCCGGGACGCTGGAAACCTACGGACTGTACGCGACGCTGCTGGGGATACTGTTTGCCGGGGTGATCGGGGCGGTCGTCGGCCGGAACACGGCGGCGTCGATCAACCGCCTCACCGACCGCGTCGAAGAGATGGAAGACGGAAATCTCGAGGCGGATTTCTCGACCGGCCGGATCGACGAGATCGGCCGCCTCTATGAAGGGTTCGACGAAATGCAACAGCAACTCAAAGAGCGGATCGAGGAAGCCGAGCGAGCCCGCAAGGAGGCGGAAGTCTCGCGGGCTGAAGCGATGGAGATGTCCAATTACCTTCAGGAGAAGGCCGACGAGTACGCGCAGATCATGCAGCAGTGTGCCGCGGGCGATCTCACCCGGCGGATGGAACCCGACGGCGAGAACGAGGCGATGGACCGCATCGCCGGGGAGTTCAACGAGATGATCGACGAACTGGAGAAGACGACCGGCCAGCTCAAGAGCTTCGCCGACGAGGTCGAAACCGCCGGCGAGGTCGTCCAGACTTCCTCGGAAAGCGTCCGCGACGCCTCCGAGCAGGTCGCCGACTCCATCCAGCAGATCTCCGACGACGCCCACGGCCAGAAAGAGCGCCTGCAGGAAATCTCAAGCACCATGGACGACATCGCGCGCGACCTGGAGACGTTCGCCGCGGATAACGAGGTCGACTTCGGCGAGTCGCTGGACCGCATCGAGGAAGTCGCCACGGCGCTCAACGACGTCGTCGAACTGAGCGAACAGACCATGGCCGAGTCCGAGAACGTCGCCGGCGCCGCCGAGGAACAGGCCGCCGAACTCAACGAAGTCTCCCAGCGCGCCGAGGACCTCTCCCGCTACGCCCGCCCGCTGAAGGAAGTCCTCGACCGCTTCGAGACCGAGTCCGAACACGAGTTCTACTTCCCCACCGGCCCCGGGTCCGGCGAAGCGGCCCGCCCTGACGAGGGAGACGAGTAA
- a CDS encoding phosphoribosylamine--glycine ligase, whose product MRTRKFLFVSLDAALIGDVAWQVHSEGHEVRYYIEAESDREIADGFVPKTDDWRADVDWADVIVFDDIWVGSDIGTGELAQKLRERGKAVVGGTPNTDRLEADRGYAMEVLEAHGVNTIEHRVFRDFDDGIQFVQQRPAPYVIKPLGEVQNVKRLLYVGSERDGSDVVDVLGAYKKAWGHRMKGFQLQRKVEGVEIAICGFFNGEEFIDEVNFNFEHKRLFPGNIGPSTGEMGTAMFWANQNRLFRETLGRLEDWLAEEGYVGSIDLNCIVNESGIYPLEFTPRFGYPTIAIQEEGFETPTGEFFYELARGNDPELAVHHGFQIGVRIVLPPFPFDDGKTYDENSRNAAVVFGTDSRDGVHIEDAKNVDGQWRAAGESGMPLVVTGKGETMQQARRQCYDRIDDIVIPNRYYRDDIGERWTEADGDRLLAWGYLGP is encoded by the coding sequence ATGCGTACCAGGAAGTTCCTGTTCGTCTCGCTCGATGCAGCGCTCATCGGGGACGTGGCCTGGCAGGTTCACAGCGAGGGCCACGAGGTGAGATACTACATCGAGGCCGAGTCCGATCGGGAGATCGCGGACGGGTTCGTCCCGAAGACGGACGACTGGCGGGCGGACGTCGACTGGGCGGACGTGATCGTCTTCGACGACATCTGGGTCGGGAGCGACATCGGGACCGGGGAATTGGCACAGAAGCTCCGCGAGCGAGGGAAGGCGGTCGTCGGAGGGACGCCGAACACGGACCGCCTCGAGGCGGATCGCGGATACGCGATGGAAGTTCTCGAAGCGCACGGCGTGAACACGATCGAACACCGTGTGTTCCGCGATTTCGACGACGGGATCCAGTTCGTACAGCAGCGTCCGGCCCCGTACGTCATCAAACCGCTTGGAGAGGTGCAGAACGTGAAGCGGCTGCTGTACGTCGGTAGCGAGCGCGACGGCAGCGACGTCGTCGACGTGCTGGGAGCGTACAAGAAGGCGTGGGGCCATCGGATGAAGGGATTCCAGTTGCAGCGGAAAGTCGAAGGTGTCGAGATCGCGATTTGCGGGTTCTTCAACGGGGAGGAGTTCATTGACGAGGTCAATTTCAACTTCGAGCACAAGCGACTCTTCCCCGGGAATATCGGACCGTCGACCGGCGAGATGGGGACTGCGATGTTCTGGGCGAACCAGAACCGACTGTTCCGGGAGACACTCGGGAGACTCGAGGACTGGCTCGCTGAGGAGGGATACGTGGGAAGTATCGACCTGAACTGCATCGTCAACGAGAGCGGGATATATCCGCTGGAGTTCACGCCGCGGTTCGGCTACCCAACGATTGCGATCCAGGAGGAGGGGTTCGAAACACCGACCGGCGAGTTCTTCTACGAACTCGCGCGCGGAAACGACCCCGAACTGGCGGTCCATCACGGGTTTCAGATCGGCGTCCGGATCGTGCTTCCGCCGTTCCCGTTCGACGACGGGAAGACCTACGACGAGAACTCGCGGAACGCCGCAGTCGTCTTCGGGACCGACAGCCGGGACGGCGTCCACATCGAGGACGCAAAGAACGTGGACGGGCAGTGGCGTGCGGCCGGTGAGAGCGGGATGCCGCTTGTCGTCACGGGCAAAGGCGAGACGATGCAGCAAGCACGTCGCCAGTGCTACGACAGGATCGACGATATCGTGATACCGAACCGGTATTATCGTGACGACATCGGCGAGCGCTGGACCGAGGCGGACGGCGACCGGCTGCTGGCATGGGGCTATCTCGGTCCGTGA
- the arcC gene encoding carbamate kinase, with product MSDSPRSSRADRVVIALGGNTLLGEHGPWTIDEQRAVIETTARSVVDAIEAGYSVVLTHGNGPQVGNLMLQQESAPETPQLPLDVLVAETQAQIGYLLQQALDNELAGTTDFVTVVTQAVVDPADPAFERPTKPIGPYYTEAEARDRPFETRTVSTGERQYRRVVPSPEPIEIVEADEIERLVDRGDLVICAGGGGVPVVRDDGLRGVEAVIDKDHATRLLASEIDAQRLVILTDVEYAYVDFGGPDQRPLRAVEVPELRAHLRNGEFGAGSMRPKVRACLQFVADGGELAAITSPDRLDEALGGTAGTRVRA from the coding sequence ATGAGTGACAGTCCCCGAAGCTCGCGGGCCGATCGCGTCGTGATCGCCCTGGGAGGGAACACGCTGCTCGGCGAACACGGACCGTGGACGATCGACGAACAACGGGCCGTGATCGAGACCACTGCCCGCAGCGTGGTCGACGCCATCGAGGCCGGCTACAGCGTCGTCCTGACGCACGGGAACGGCCCGCAGGTCGGGAACCTCATGCTTCAGCAGGAGAGCGCGCCCGAGACGCCACAGCTCCCTCTGGACGTGCTCGTCGCCGAGACCCAGGCCCAGATCGGCTATCTCCTCCAGCAGGCGCTGGACAACGAACTCGCGGGGACGACCGATTTCGTCACGGTCGTGACGCAGGCCGTCGTCGATCCCGCGGATCCCGCCTTCGAGCGCCCGACGAAACCGATCGGGCCCTACTACACCGAGGCCGAGGCCCGGGACAGGCCGTTCGAAACCAGGACGGTGTCAACGGGAGAGCGCCAGTACCGGCGCGTCGTGCCCTCACCCGAACCGATCGAGATCGTCGAAGCCGACGAGATCGAACGCCTCGTCGACCGGGGGGATCTGGTCATCTGTGCGGGCGGTGGCGGGGTTCCCGTGGTCCGCGACGACGGGCTCCGCGGCGTCGAGGCCGTGATCGACAAGGACCACGCCACGCGGTTGCTCGCTTCGGAGATCGACGCACAGCGACTCGTCATTCTGACGGACGTCGAGTACGCGTACGTGGACTTCGGCGGCCCGGACCAGCGGCCCCTGCGAGCGGTCGAGGTCCCGGAGTTGCGAGCGCATCTCCGGAACGGCGAGTTCGGGGCGGGGAGCATGCGACCGAAGGTACGGGCGTGTCTGCAGTTCGTCGCCGACGGCGGTGAACTGGCGGCGATCACGTCGCCTGACCGGCTCGATGAGGCACTGGGTGGCACGGCAGGGACGCGGGTCCGGGCGTGA
- a CDS encoding cyclic 2,3-diphosphoglycerate synthase, which yields MSVTRVVIMGAAGRDFHDFNTVFRGDDDFEVVAFTRTASQNIGELDVPPQRRYPPALAGDLYPDGIPIRPESELETLLGDGDVDQVVFAYSDVSHEHVMHQASRALAAGADFRLVGPKEMMLEADCPVVAVDAVRTGCGKSQTARKLAGSLADRGKRAVVVREPMPYGDLVEQRVQRFESVDDLDESRVTIEEREEYEGHLERGHVVYAGVDYEAVLEAAQTEADVIVWDGGNNELPFYVPDLHFVVADPLRPGAELRYHPGETNLRLADYVLINKENTADVAGIREVEANVRETNPDAEIIHADSVISADGDAIRGKRALVVEDGPTLTHGDASYGAGLIAARKYGASDVVDPRPSAVGSLKRILRAHPHIETVLPAMGYSDGQIQELEATIRNADCDVVVSGTPHDLGRVISVDVPIVRVRYELQEKGLTLEAVLDRHAGTLGL from the coding sequence ATGAGCGTCACGCGCGTCGTGATCATGGGTGCGGCGGGGCGGGACTTCCATGACTTCAACACGGTTTTTCGGGGCGACGACGACTTCGAGGTGGTCGCGTTCACGCGGACGGCAAGCCAGAACATCGGCGAACTCGACGTGCCCCCGCAGCGTCGATACCCCCCGGCCCTCGCCGGGGACCTGTACCCGGACGGCATCCCGATTCGACCCGAGTCGGAACTCGAAACGCTCCTCGGGGACGGAGACGTCGATCAGGTCGTCTTCGCTTATTCCGACGTGTCCCACGAACACGTGATGCACCAGGCGTCGCGGGCCCTCGCCGCCGGCGCCGACTTCCGGCTCGTCGGCCCGAAGGAGATGATGCTCGAGGCCGACTGTCCCGTAGTCGCCGTCGACGCCGTTCGAACGGGCTGCGGGAAGTCCCAGACCGCCCGGAAACTCGCCGGCTCGCTCGCCGATCGGGGCAAACGCGCGGTCGTCGTCCGCGAGCCGATGCCGTACGGCGATCTCGTCGAGCAGCGAGTCCAGCGCTTCGAGTCCGTCGACGACCTCGACGAGAGCCGCGTCACGATCGAAGAGCGCGAGGAGTACGAGGGCCACCTCGAACGGGGGCACGTCGTCTACGCCGGCGTCGACTACGAGGCCGTCCTCGAGGCGGCACAGACGGAAGCCGACGTCATCGTCTGGGACGGCGGGAACAACGAGCTGCCCTTCTACGTCCCCGATCTGCACTTCGTGGTCGCGGACCCGCTTCGGCCGGGAGCCGAACTCCGGTATCACCCCGGCGAGACGAACCTGCGGCTCGCGGATTACGTCCTCATCAACAAGGAGAACACGGCCGACGTCGCCGGCATCCGGGAAGTCGAAGCCAACGTTCGCGAGACGAACCCGGACGCCGAGATCATTCACGCCGATTCGGTGATCTCGGCCGACGGTGACGCGATCAGGGGCAAACGCGCGCTGGTCGTCGAAGACGGTCCCACCCTCACACACGGCGACGCTTCGTATGGGGCCGGCCTGATCGCGGCACGGAAGTACGGGGCGAGCGACGTCGTCGATCCGCGGCCGAGTGCGGTCGGTTCACTGAAACGGATCCTGCGAGCGCACCCGCACATCGAGACCGTACTGCCGGCGATGGGGTACTCAGACGGGCAGATCCAGGAGCTAGAGGCGACGATCCGAAACGCCGACTGCGACGTGGTCGTCTCCGGCACGCCACACGATCTCGGCCGCGTGATCTCCGTCGACGTGCCGATCGTCAGGGTGCGATACGAACTCCAGGAGAAGGGACTGACCCTCGAGGCGGTGCTCGATCGCCACGCCGGGACGCTCGGGCTGTGA
- a CDS encoding ABC transporter ATP-binding protein, protein MVRLFREYGRENAGYFGVGLFASIVARVLDLLPPLFLGIAIDAIIRQETSFSLLFVPDAWIPTAPRDQLWIAAAIVAGAFLFGAAFHWARNWGWNNLAQHIQHDVRTDTYDQMQRLNMDFFADKQTGEMMSVLSNDVNRLERFLNDGMNAAFRLIVMVVGIAVILFSLNWQLALIALVPVPLIAFFTKRFIETIQPKYADVRSSVGALNSRLENNLGGIQVIKSSNTESYESDRVDDVSRDYFDANWDAIETRIKFFPGLRVISGIGFVLTFAVGGYWALTYETTGTAPWLFSEPLTTGQFVVFITLTQRFVWPMAQFGQIINMYQRAYASAERIFGLMDTPARIEEDPDADPLDVTDGRVVYEAVTFGYDYVPPKGPRDDPEGEPIVEDVSFEVEGGETVALVGPTGAGKSTILKLLLRMYDVDEGAITVDGTDLREVTIPSLRRQIGYVSQETFLFYGTVEENITYGTFDASREAVVEAAKMAEAHKFIENLPDGYETKVGERGVKLSGGQRQRIAIARAILKDPEILVLDEATSDVDTETEMLIQKSLDELAADRTTFAIAHRLSTIKDADQIVVVEDGRIVERGTHDDLLAADGLYANLWAVQAGEIDELPREFIERAARRRSRVDAEAGDD, encoded by the coding sequence ATGGTCCGGCTGTTCCGCGAGTACGGTCGTGAGAACGCCGGCTACTTCGGCGTCGGATTGTTCGCGAGCATCGTCGCGCGAGTGCTGGATCTGCTCCCGCCGCTGTTTCTGGGTATCGCGATCGACGCGATCATCCGTCAGGAGACGTCCTTTTCGTTGCTTTTCGTCCCGGACGCCTGGATCCCGACCGCGCCGCGCGACCAGCTGTGGATCGCCGCCGCCATCGTCGCCGGGGCCTTCCTGTTCGGCGCGGCCTTCCACTGGGCGCGCAACTGGGGGTGGAACAACCTCGCCCAGCACATCCAGCACGACGTCCGGACCGACACCTACGACCAGATGCAGCGGCTGAACATGGATTTTTTCGCCGACAAGCAGACCGGCGAAATGATGTCCGTGCTCAGCAACGACGTCAACCGCCTCGAGCGGTTTCTCAACGACGGGATGAACGCGGCGTTCCGGCTGATCGTGATGGTCGTCGGCATCGCCGTGATCCTCTTCTCGCTCAACTGGCAGCTGGCGCTGATCGCGCTGGTTCCCGTGCCGCTTATCGCCTTCTTCACGAAGCGGTTCATCGAGACGATCCAGCCCAAGTACGCCGACGTACGCTCCTCTGTCGGCGCGCTCAACTCCCGGCTTGAGAACAACCTCGGCGGTATCCAGGTCATCAAGAGTTCTAACACCGAGTCCTACGAGTCGGACCGCGTCGACGACGTCTCGCGGGATTACTTCGACGCCAACTGGGACGCCATCGAGACCCGGATCAAGTTCTTTCCCGGATTGCGGGTCATCTCGGGGATCGGGTTCGTGCTCACCTTCGCCGTCGGCGGCTACTGGGCGCTGACCTACGAGACGACCGGGACCGCGCCCTGGCTGTTCAGCGAACCGCTGACGACCGGGCAGTTCGTCGTCTTCATCACGCTGACCCAGCGGTTCGTCTGGCCGATGGCGCAGTTCGGACAGATTATCAACATGTATCAGCGGGCCTACGCCTCCGCCGAGCGGATCTTCGGACTGATGGACACGCCCGCCCGGATCGAGGAGGACCCCGACGCGGATCCGCTGGACGTGACCGACGGGCGCGTCGTCTATGAGGCGGTCACGTTCGGCTACGATTACGTGCCCCCGAAGGGACCCCGCGACGACCCCGAGGGCGAGCCTATCGTCGAAGACGTTTCTTTCGAGGTCGAGGGCGGCGAGACCGTCGCGCTCGTCGGCCCGACGGGCGCGGGCAAGTCGACGATCCTGAAGCTCCTGTTGCGGATGTACGACGTCGACGAGGGGGCGATCACCGTCGACGGGACGGACCTGCGTGAGGTGACGATTCCGAGTCTCCGCCGACAGATCGGGTATGTGAGCCAGGAGACGTTTCTGTTCTACGGGACCGTCGAGGAGAACATCACCTACGGGACCTTCGACGCCAGCCGCGAGGCGGTCGTCGAGGCCGCGAAGATGGCCGAGGCCCACAAGTTCATCGAGAACCTCCCCGACGGCTACGAGACGAAAGTGGGCGAGCGCGGCGTGAAACTCTCGGGCGGGCAGCGCCAGCGGATCGCCATCGCCCGTGCGATCCTCAAAGACCCCGAGATCCTGGTGCTCGACGAGGCGACAAGCGACGTCGACACCGAGACGGAGATGCTCATCCAGAAGAGCCTCGACGAGCTGGCGGCCGACCGGACGACGTTCGCGATCGCCCACCGTCTGTCGACGATCAAAGACGCCGATCAGATCGTCGTAGTCGAGGACGGCCGGATCGTCGAGCGCGGCACGCACGACGACCTGCTCGCCGCGGACGGGCTCTACGCGAACCTCTGGGCGGTCCAGGCCGGCGAGATCGACGAACTCCCGCGGGAGTTCATCGAACGGGCGGCCAGGCGTCGATCGCGGGTCGACGCCGAGGCGGGCGACGACTGA
- a CDS encoding succinylglutamate desuccinylase/aspartoacylase family protein, producing the protein MTSLGTASAAPGEIDTGRLWVGETRDGTDIGLPVAVVNGAGSGKTLYVQAASDGDELNGVGVIQRWLPELDPGAISGTVLVTGIVNYHAFQVAEHRNPVDDTKMNRVYPGDEAGTSSERIAAATFEAATRADLAVDLHQGSTSRMINEVRVRCGRRHRRHQSCLELAKVFDCGNVLDQKGPDGQLARAAPDEGVPTIDPELGGAVGWDERSIEYGRRGLWNVLKYYDFVDEDVALSTQTRAGGFDQYGAPAGGLVAFNFDLGEQVERGETLFSITDVFGQVKETVTADSEGIFWRTRRLPQVATGEYVCSVGTNVDSY; encoded by the coding sequence ATGACGAGTCTCGGCACGGCGAGTGCGGCCCCGGGAGAGATCGACACGGGGCGGCTGTGGGTCGGCGAGACGCGAGACGGCACCGATATCGGGCTCCCCGTGGCCGTCGTCAACGGGGCCGGGTCCGGCAAGACGCTGTACGTTCAGGCCGCAAGCGACGGCGACGAACTCAACGGCGTCGGCGTCATACAGCGGTGGCTCCCCGAGCTCGATCCCGGCGCGATCTCGGGGACGGTTCTCGTCACAGGGATCGTCAACTACCACGCCTTCCAGGTGGCCGAACACCGCAACCCGGTCGACGACACGAAGATGAACCGGGTCTATCCCGGCGACGAGGCGGGGACCTCAAGCGAGCGGATCGCGGCGGCGACCTTCGAGGCCGCGACCCGGGCCGATCTGGCGGTCGACCTCCATCAGGGCTCGACCAGTCGGATGATAAACGAGGTCCGGGTGCGGTGCGGTCGACGCCACCGTCGCCACCAGTCGTGTCTGGAACTCGCGAAGGTGTTCGACTGTGGGAACGTCCTCGACCAGAAGGGACCGGACGGACAGCTCGCCCGTGCCGCGCCGGACGAGGGCGTTCCGACGATCGATCCCGAACTGGGGGGCGCCGTCGGCTGGGACGAGCGGAGCATCGAGTACGGTCGCCGGGGGCTGTGGAACGTCCTGAAATACTACGACTTCGTCGACGAGGACGTGGCGCTGTCGACCCAGACTCGGGCCGGCGGCTTCGATCAGTACGGGGCTCCGGCCGGCGGGCTCGTTGCGTTCAACTTCGACCTCGGAGAGCAGGTCGAACGCGGCGAGACGCTCTTTTCGATCACCGACGTGTTCGGGCAGGTCAAAGAGACCGTCACGGCCGACTCGGAGGGGATCTTCTGGCGGACCCGCCGGCTGCCGCAGGTCGCGACCGGCGAGTACGTCTGCTCGGTCGGGACGAACGTCGACTCGTACTAG
- a CDS encoding DUF5518 domain-containing protein, whose amino-acid sequence MGNGDTLLNAVVGAVVTVLASFIPFSPVLGGAVAGYLQKEDSSTALKVGALSGAIATIPFLLVVALLGGVLPFLPAFFDGPGAFAGLFVVFVIFAILVSVVYTVGLSAVGGYLGWYLESETDL is encoded by the coding sequence ATGGGAAACGGAGATACCCTCCTGAACGCGGTCGTCGGTGCGGTCGTCACGGTCCTCGCGAGTTTCATCCCGTTCTCACCGGTGCTCGGGGGCGCAGTCGCGGGCTATCTGCAGAAAGAAGACTCCTCGACGGCGCTCAAAGTCGGTGCGCTCTCGGGGGCGATCGCCACGATACCGTTCTTGCTCGTCGTCGCGCTTCTCGGCGGTGTGTTACCGTTCCTGCCGGCGTTTTTCGACGGACCGGGTGCGTTCGCGGGGTTGTTTGTTGTGTTTGTGATCTTCGCTATCCTGGTGTCGGTCGTTTACACCGTCGGTCTGAGCGCCGTCGGCGGGTACCTCGGGTGGTACCTCGAAAGCGAGACGGATCTGTAG